The following coding sequences lie in one Zonotrichia leucophrys gambelii isolate GWCS_2022_RI chromosome 4A, RI_Zleu_2.0, whole genome shotgun sequence genomic window:
- the SLC25A5 gene encoding ADP/ATP translocase 2, with protein MTDAAVSFAKDFLAGGVAAAISKTAVAPIERVKLLLQVQHASKQIAADKQYKGIIDCVVRIPREQGILSFWRGNLANVIRYFPTQALNFAFKDKYKEIFLGGVDKRTQFWRYFAGNLASGGAAGATSLCFVYPLDFARTRLAADVGKAGADREFSGLGDCLVKVFRSDGLRGLYQGFSVSVQGIIIYRAAYFGIYDTAKGMLPDPKNTHIVISWMIAQTVTAVAGLVSYPFDTVRRRMMMQSGRKGADIMYSGTVDCWRKIARDEGSKAFFKGAWSNVLRGMGGAFVLVLYDEIKKYT; from the exons ATGACCGATGCGGCCGTGTCCTTCGCCAAGGATTTCCTCGCCGGCGGGGTGGCGGCCGCCATCTCCAAGACTGCCGTCGCCCCCATCGAGAGGgtcaagctgctgctgcag GTGCAGCACGCCAGCAAGCAGATCGCCGCCGACAAGCAGTACAAGGGCATCATCGACTGCGTGGTGCGCATCCCGCGCGAGCAGGGCATCCTCTCCTTTTGGCGCGGCAACCTGGCCAATGTGATCCGGTACTTCCCCACCCAGGCCCTCAACTTCGCTTTCAAGGATAAGTACAAGGAGATCTTCCTGGGCGGCGTGGACAAGCGAACCCAGTTCTGGCGGTACTTCGCCGGTAACCTGGCATCCGGGGGTGCCGCCGGCGCCACCTCCCTGTGCTTCGTGTACCCCCTTGACTTTGCCCGAACCCGCCTGGCCGCGGATGTGGGTAAAGCAGGGGCCGACCGGGAGTTCAGTGGGCTCGGTGACTGCCTGGTCAAAGTCTTCCGCTCAGATGGCCTTCGGGGCCTGTACCAAGGCTTCAGCGTCTCTGTCCAGGGCATCATCATCTACAGAGCTGCCTACTTTGGCATCTACGACACTGCCAAGG GCATGCTTCCAGACCCAAAGAACACCCACATTGTTATCAGCTGGATGATTGCTCAGACCGTCACTGCTGTGGCCGGTTTGGTCTCCTACCCGTTTGACACGGTTCGTCGTCGCATGATGATGCAGTCTGGCCGGAAAGGAG CTGACATAATGTACTCTGGCACTGTTGACTGCTGGCGGAAGATTGCCCGGGATGAGGGCTCCAAGGCCTTTTTCAAAGGTGCATGGTCAAACGTTCTCCGAGGAATGGGTGGTGCTTTTGTCTTAGTCCTGTATGATGAAATCAAGAAGTATACATAA